The genomic stretch caatttgaaatgattcaagctttgtgatatggtgcattatcctgctggaagtaaccagcagaggatgggtacatggtggtcataaaaggatggacatggtcagaaacaatgctcaggtagggcgtggcatttaaacgatgcccaattggcactaaggggcctaaagtgtgccaagaaaacatcccccacaccattacaccaccaccacaaaTTGTAGcttattttttctatttgtagtggagatgcgTGTAGtggactgttggaagaccatttcaggtgactacctcttgaagctcatcaagagaatgccaagagtgtgcaaagcagtaatcaaagcaaaaggtggctactttgaagaacctagaatatgacatattttcagttgtttcacaatattttgttatgtatataattccatatataattccacatttgttaattcatagttttgatgccttcagtgtgaatcttcaattatcatgaaaataaagaaaactcgttgaatgagaaggtgtgtccaaacttttggtctgtactgtacattaaatagatataaaaataaatataaaataggtaCATATACATAGTGTTCTTTATAAGTGGATAGCATGTTCTATCTACTAAATCAGAAAGATGTATTTTAATGTTGTCTCATAACATTTTTTTCAGGTACCTTTATTTGTAATTGCATAGACATAAAACCATACATTGTTGACAAGGATTGTGCTATATGTAGTGAAGTGAAGTAAAGCAACATGATGGtgaagtataataataacaaatacttggaatttgtggaGTTTATCCCATCCACGTGCACCTGGCATATACTTTGTATATTTACACATTACTCCTGTCATTGTGTCAACAGTGTATGGTTTATATCTATCCTTTATGTTTTTGTAAGCATAATGAACTCTTAACTCTACTTATCACAGTTTTGTTAGTTTGGACTAAGTCTGTCTTTCATACTTTGTCATTTGACCTATATTTTGTCTCACATTTTGATTACATAAGTTCACCTGTGGTGTTGCTAATTATTTCATTTGTTCTGTCTACGTTACGTTCTTGTCCTTTTAGTTTGACTTTGTCGGGTAATGTTTTAGACCTCATGACTGCTATCTGTGGATACCCTTTTCCTATGTCATGTGGAATAAATACCTTCTGAATCTTCTCCTATTTGCACCTTTTTCTACAACCTAGCTTCAGTGTGAAACTACAAAATATAAGGTTCTTTAAAAGTTTAAGATCTTAAGAACTACCATCACCATGTTTCAAGTAAAACACTTTATTAGTAATATGTAGTAACCAaaccacaataaaataaatattcattcaattaaatacatataattaattaaaataattagtaaCACTATATTTCAGAGTCTAttaattaactagttgcttataagtatgcatatttatagaatattagccatttattagtagtaaGCACATATTAACAGAGGTGTaaaatacttgagtaattttacttgagGCAGCAAAAGTTTCGTTTcacccgcaaaaaaaaaaaaaagtttatttattatttgttctgttttgataGAGCCATTAGCTATGATATACTGAATGCACAAAATAGTGCAAATAAAATCTGTGATgaaaatttaaatactattaatatttttgtgggactTTTTTCTCATGAATCTAATTAGTCACAAATAACaatttatcaatatttgctaggaaaaaactataaatgcccaaaataaaaattgaaaagattaattgtccttttagacAGTGACGCTGAatagacaacacaaataaaatggACTTTAAAAACGTTAacgtttttttgtattaattctaTGACTCTACTCATTAATTGAACACATTCTAGTATTCTGTTTCGAATATATTTCTAGCCTCTCCATCACATCTTGCTCTTCTGTCACAGTCttatgtctttctgtcactgtcttctgtgagtgttgtgtttgtttggtgccatgtgctctatCCTGTCTTTTTGTGATCCCACCCACATTGTTACCTCATTattgtttagttgctccacctgtgtttctcaattgctcccggactcattaccTTCACTCCGCACAGCTGTTTCatccactcacacacttacacaatgtagcagaaatgagtcgaaccagacaaattaaagagtctatcagagctgtgtgcattgaaacgagagccgaactcctcaggaagtcataaatcagttctagtgccacaagaaccaagcaagataaccaaccaaccaacttgttcacacaacagctttcaacattaacaccaatagaacaattattgacaattttaattcgaagaagacattgtcaaatttattgttcgtgattgaaatgcaacgctggacatcacatgtaaacccaggagatcaagttaaatacttgcattgacttccccccacccagcagaaccagactgaaattcctaagggggaagggctttaaacctttgtcttcacagaaaagtccctttgccagagaatggcaaagaaactgctttttgtacattatatatggaccagaatgaactcaaaaagacttataaatgaatcgttccattgcttaactccatattcatttatgtgtaacccacacctttgactatcatgtataatcacttattgtgtatgtcttttgataactataggatacatagtcatgtctagaattgatataatcaaattttcttgcttgatattgtcctgacaatcatttatttgtaaaatatatcataatcatgttataggaatcatgtccaaaattagaccctgtgaggcaagaaccacatgcctggtaagataaacaaatgatttatgataccccagagccaagaccatatctgattggtcaaggcaacatttgaggggtggccaacaaggaagtttaaatactttggacaccatgaaattttgcttttagtctgcttttagtcccttgctgctgctattagccatgtctgtttctagtctctagctatgcttctgctagcttgtagcttctagccatgcggtttagtcatcactgtttgagcgcagttcctgcgtgcttcggcctgcctgctgctactatgccacgataagaaggaacacaacctagtctcgtcaaactttatttcttttctttttccgtttgagagtttcgtgttctgagttaagttttgtaacgtcgagtctccgaagcctgacctcggatgcccgttcaacttcgaccagcgcacacgactctgcactttcagccaacgcccaacaaccacgggcttcccaagacatcacttcactactgaacttccagccaatcagcgacaccgggatacccctttcaatgggagtccctttcacagaaaacgaaggcaacgtatccccagatatttgttgtgctggtgtatctaatataattttagtcacattgaggaactcaatgcgagggctaattacgtgattgatggttgttcatgtctatgcaatttaacgtattgctgtaaacttggaattccatatttacattctcttaaactcatcttttcctaactttcgatcttcctgcaacttgtgtgaaagtgtgagtgcgtgcgtttatgtgttagattagtttatatgtcttagatttatctaataaagccttattcatattgaaaagagaagtatcttgtgttttgtgcttacaaattaatgtcttaaactgccgatcttgttactgttctaattaatagtgttttcactatagtttggatattagtatccagcgcagatttgatgttaaacggctagttcactgaatcgcagggcgtctccgtgaacagccgtgaaacagtgattctgttcaaattccctttaaaatcttaaatgattccctttgagctaaattgacctgtttccgttacaacaAACACACCTGGTGCCCATTGTCAATGAGTATATATTCTCCACTCTCTAACCACTCTGTCAGGCTGTATTAATTGTGTAATgtaaattgtgatttgtaaatgttCCTGGATACTCGTGTTTTTGCATCTTGGCTGCGTCTGCTCTTGTCTCcgtgatttgtttctgttttgttttgccttgttggcctttttgttctcatttattaaaaagtaatttattccctgcacttggacccagaccctgtttttTCCACTGCTCCGTTTCTACCACGCCCTGACatcttcaaagggatagttcacccataaatgaaaattctttcaccatttactgacctctgtcatcccagatgtttatgactttctttcttcacatgaacacaagcaaataatttttatttttattttgaaaatgcaatTCTCTAATCAGCCACTAGGGTTagaatgaaaggttgtgaaaaatgtccactctctccctctattgattgacactggtttcatgtctctatgTTCCTGCTGtagaatgttattacaaaaaggaggttaattttggacatacaaTTCCCTTTCCtagcagtaggggtaaaaagaaaggttgtgaaaaatttcaactgtccccctctattgattgacactggtttcatgtatctgtctctttgctgtagaaagttattacaaaacgaaggttaattttggatatgcaattcccttttttaccagtaggtgtaaaaagaaaggttgtgaaaaatgtccactgtccccctctattgattgacagtggtttaaTGTCTCTATCTTCCTGCTGtagaatgttattacaaaaagaaggttaattttggacatacaaTTCCAGTTCCtagcagtaggggtaaaaagaaaggttgtgaaaaatttcaactgtccccctctattaaattacactggtttcatgtatctgtctcactgctgtagaaagttattataaaaaggaggttaattttggacatgcaattccctttcctACCAGTAagggtaaaattcagggttgtgaaaaatgtccactctctccctctactgattgacactggtttcatgcacctgtctcactgctgtagaaagttattacaaaaagaaggttcatttggacatgcagttcccttttttaccagtaggggtaaaaagaaaggttgtgaaaaatgtccactctctccctctactgattgacactggtttcatgcacctgtctcactgctgtagaaagttattacaaaaataaggttaattttggacatgcaattccctaataagccacttggggtaaaacgaaaggttgtgaaaaatgtccactctccccctctattgattgacactggtttcatgtctatgtctccctgctgtagaaagttattacaaaaataatgtacattctggacatgcaattcccttttctaccagtaggggtaaaaagaaaggttgtgaaaaatgtccactgtccccctctattgattgacagtgtttttttgtctctgtctccctgctgtagaaagttattacaaaaagaaggttcattttggacatacaattcccttttctaccagtaggggtaaaattcagggatgtgaaaaatgtccactctctccctctaatgattgacactggtttcatgtacctgtcttactgctgtagaaagttattacaaaaagaaggttcattttggacatgcaattcccttttttaacAGTAGGgctaaaaagaaaggttgtgaaaaatgtccactctccccctctatttattgacactggtttcatgtctctgtctccctgctgtataaagttattacaaaaagaatgataattttggacatgcagttccctaatcagccacttggagtaaaatgaaaggttgtgaaaaatgtccactgtccccctctattgattgacagtggtttaaTGTCTCTATCTTCCTGCTGtagaatgttattacaaaaaggaggttaattttggacatacaaTTCCCTTTCCtagcagtaggggtaaaaagaaaggttgtgaaaaatgtccactgtccccctctattgattgacactggtttcatgtatctgtctctttgctgtagaaagttattacaaaacgaaggttaattttggacatgcaattccctttcctACCAGTAAGGGTAAAATGAaatgttgtgaaaaatgtcaactgtccccctctattgattgacactggtttcatgtctctgtctccctgctgtagaaagttattacaaaaagaaggttaattttgtacatgcaattcccttttctaccagtaggggtaaaattcagggttgtgaaaaatgtccactctctccctctactgattgacactggtttcatgcacctgtctcactgctgtagaaagttattacaaaaagaaggttcatttggacatgcagttcccttttttaccagtaggggtaaaaagaaaggttgtgaaaaatgtccactctctccctctactgattgacactggtttcatgcacctgtctcactgctgtagaaagttattacaaaaataaggttaattttggacatgcaattccctaataagccacttggggtaaaacgaaaggttgtgaaaaatgtccactctccccctctattgattgacactggtttcatgtctatgtctccctgctgtagaaagttattacaaaaataatgtacattctggacatgcaattcccttttctaccagtaggggtaaaaagaaaggttgtgaaaaatgtccactgtccccatctattgattgacagtgtttttttgtctctgtctccctgctgtagaaagttattacaaaaagaaggttcattttggacatacaattcccttttctaccagtaggggtaaaattcagggatgtgaaaaatgtccactctctccctctaatgattgacactggtttcatgtacctgtcttactgctgtagaaagttattacaaaaagaaggttaattttggacatgcaattcccttttttaccagtaggggtaaaaaaaaaggttgtgaaaaatgtccactgtccccctctattgattgacagtggtttcatgtctctgtctccctgctgtagaaagttattacaaaaagaaggttcatttggacatgcagttcccttttttaccagtaggggtaaaaagaaaggttgtgaaaaatgtccactctctccctctactgattgacactggtttcatgcacctgtctcactgctgtagaaagttattacaaaaatacggttaattttggacatgcaattccctaataagccacttggggtaaaacgaaaggttgtgaaaaatatccactctccccctctattgattgacactggtttcatgtctatgtctccctgctgtagaaagttattacaaaaataatgtacattctggacatgcaattcccttttctaccagtaggggtaaaaagaaaggttgtgaaaaatgtccactgtccccctctattgattgacagtggttttttgtctctgtctccctgctgtagaaagttattacaaaaagaaggttcattttggacatgcaattcccttttctaccagtaagGGGAAAAAgtaaggttgtgaaaaatgtccactctcctcctatcttgattgacagtggtttcatgtctctgtctccctgctgtagaaagttattacaaaaagaaggataattttggacatgcagttccctaatcagccacttggggtaaaatgaaaggttgtgaaaaatgtccactctctccttctactgattgacacttgtttcatgtctctgtctcactgctgtagaaagttattacaaaaaggaggctaattttggacatgtaattcccttttctaccagtaggggtaaaaagaaaggttgtgaaaaatgtgcactgtccccctctattgattgacactggtttcatgtctctgtctcactgctgtagaaagttattacaaatagaaggttaattttggacatgcatttccctaatcagccacttggggtaaaaagagaatattgtgaaaaatgcccATTGCCCCCCTCTATTGATGGACACTGTctttatgtctctgtctccttgctgtagaaagttattacaaaaagaatgttaattttggacatgcaattcccgtTTCTGCCCGTAGGGGCAAAAAAAgaggttgtgaaaaatgtacacggttccccactattgattgacactgttaTCATGTCTATATGCCCTTTAACTAAAAAGCTATTACAAAAACAACGCCTACTGAGCTATAGCAAAAAACGAAGAAAGTTTGCACTTCCCCCACGGTCCCTAACTGAAGGCTCTGCTGAGAGCGTTCTCTCCCGGCTTTCTGCACATTGCGACGGCTTGCACGGGGCCATGCTTATTATATCGAGGGAAATATAGTAAAAGAAGGCTGTGGaacatgatcagctcttcccttTTGGAGGTCACACTGTTTAGATTTTTGTAGGGCAATTCGTTTTGGAGTTATTGGCGTTTACTGCTGAATGTGTCACGAATATCGAAAACAAAACCAACTTAACCCCGCTACGAGGGAGTGCTAACCAATTTGACAGCTTTCTGTTTTCTCACTAGTGTAATCATATCTTGAGATATTCTAGATAGTCATGgaatttttgtatgtatttattgtattttgttataGCTATTGGAGCAAATTGTAacgctacatatatatatatatatatatatatatatatatatatatataagttatatagTTTAGCATAATACGATGACTTCCGCTTCTGAGATAAACGGAAATGTGAAAGGTGCTATACAAgattatacaaaaaatgtttttttcttaaaagcAGTGTTGGACTCGTTACTGTAATTTATTGCTCGTTACCAGtactccttttaaaagtaatattattacttaACAGTTGCCAGAGagtaatatgtaattatttacacTACTAGTTAGCCTACATTGCTTTTCCTCCATGGCCCACAGAAGTATCAAATTGTTCTAAAATGTTACTAACAATATATTTCTGCCTCATCATTTTACCCAAATCCACACTGAATTGCAGTTTTTCTCACAAACACTAATGGTGAATGatagtgaattaaaaaaaaaatacaaataaaaaagtatttattgtcATGTGTAGCTTGAAGCTAATTGTAGCTATAGTTTCTCTGTTACccaaatatgattatattttcatgaactattttatgaaaagaaatatataatatatacatatattgataagatttttaattatagtaaaataatgtATATGGGGATCAGAGGGATGGGCAAGCCTTGTAATACCAGAGTAAAGTAATGCTACAACTTGCACATCTGCGTCCAAAACAGGTTTTCTTAATACTAGttcagtgagcgagtgagtggGGGGCTATATCCAATTAGAACGTAACTTGTGAGAGACTGCAGTTCTGTGGGGTACAAACAACTTGTAAACCACAAACAAGAAAATATATGATTTGGttgatattacaaaataaattagaaTAGCAGAAGTGATAAAACGACTGATGAATGGTCTTATGAGAAGTCACGAGGCCAACTGGAAACATGATGtcatgtcagtgtgtgtgtgtgtgtgtgtatctagaaTTTCCATAGTTTTTCTGAATGTCTCCATTTCATCATGCAATTTTTTGAAAAATGGGACCctctttatattaagtggccttaactactatgtacttacattttaattaatagtttagtacaatgtacttattgtgtacatgtttttacattgtacttatgtatttaaaaaaaaaaactacatgtaattacatctgtatttaatttctgtaattacatttataattacactgtgttgacccatactttacaccttaacccaccatTAAATTTACCCATAGCTCCAaccctgtccctaaccttacccctatcccacctcaatagcagcaaaagtgttttacaatatgaacacaataagtacattgtacttattttttatgtaagtacatagtagttaaggccacctaatataaagtgggaccgaaaaaTGTGTTAAAACAGCCTATTGCACCTGTAATACAATATGCATGGAATAGCAttaaatcatgttttgtttttttctcaaagaAAAAAGCATCTGATATAATAAGGGGACTATTGTCTTAAAATGAGACTTGTCtaaatatatagatcagtgggccTTTCTCTGAAATCATACTCTCTTCtgtgcatatgttttttttttttcagttttcaagggaataaattaattatttatttttttgtttgtgcagATGCTGTGTCATTCACGTATTATTTCTTAATCTGATAGATAAAGGTTAGTATTCACAGACCTCAGTAAATTCATGTAACTTTCTGCTTTGTTTAGtctgttttgttgttgtctgCTTTCTAAAGTTGTCACTCTTGTCTCCAGGGTCTCCAGGGTCTCCAGAGTGTCAAGATGTCACTGGTTTTGTTGGAGATTCTGTCCTCATGCCGTGTTCATACCAGGATAGAAAACTAGAGCCAGAGGAAATCAATGTGTTTTGGAGATACAATGCATACAAAATTGTTTATGATATCGAACAAGGAAAACCCTCAACAATCGAACAGGATCCAATGTTCAAGGGTCGAATAACAAGTTTTCTTCAAGAGCACAAGAATGGGAACTTTTCTCTTATACTCTCAAATCTGACGGTCACAGACGCAGGGCAGTTCTTATGTGATATCCCAGATGTGGAAAAGAAATGCGAACGAATGCTGCATGTCAAAGGTATGTAGAAAGAGTCATTACTGACATACACAGTTTGAGTTGGTTGGATGCGATCTGTGATACTGGGTTTTCATCTTTAACACCTCATTATTTTTTGTCATAAAAACACCAAACATATTGCAGGTGTTATGTACAATAATTAGCAATAATGTGTTTAGTTTCAacagtacatttttttaaatattacttatcTTTTTGTCTAACAGCACATCCAACCACAACGTCTACTGCAACGTCTGATACAAGAAGCTCTTCCATGAAAACCCAACCAGAGGGGATTGCAACTTTCCTGACTGTTGTTTTGGAATTTCTTATTTTGCATTATATCTGCTTA from Carassius gibelio isolate Cgi1373 ecotype wild population from Czech Republic chromosome A22, carGib1.2-hapl.c, whole genome shotgun sequence encodes the following:
- the LOC127942632 gene encoding V-set domain-containing T-cell activation inhibitor 1-like isoform X1: MFVRCCVIHVLFLNLIDKGSPGSPECQDVTGFVGDSVLMPCSYQDRKLEPEEINVFWRYNAYKIVYDIEQGKPSTIEQDPMFKGRITSFLQEHKNGNFSLILSNLTVTDAGQFLCDIPDVEKKCERMLHVKAHPTTTSTATSDTRSSSMKTQPEGIATFLTVVLEFLILHYICLLY
- the LOC127942632 gene encoding V-set domain-containing T-cell activation inhibitor 1-like isoform X2, which encodes MFVRCCVIHVLFLNLIDKGSPECQDVTGFVGDSVLMPCSYQDRKLEPEEINVFWRYNAYKIVYDIEQGKPSTIEQDPMFKGRITSFLQEHKNGNFSLILSNLTVTDAGQFLCDIPDVEKKCERMLHVKAHPTTTSTATSDTRSSSMKTQPEGIATFLTVVLEFLILHYICLLY